In one window of Thunnus thynnus chromosome 23, fThuThy2.1, whole genome shotgun sequence DNA:
- the LOC137176251 gene encoding LOW QUALITY PROTEIN: NXPE family member 3-like (The sequence of the model RefSeq protein was modified relative to this genomic sequence to represent the inferred CDS: substituted 1 base at 1 genomic stop codon): protein MYLKVFNLHNLKQVGPFMALDYANNILVTYRCHGPPIRFTNVPTNELRYIANELDDLVGGINTVVVLGIWAHFSTFPIELYIQRLQSIRRAVLRLLDRAPGTLVIIRTANLKALSLYEALTNSDXYSLQHEKVLRAMFKGLNVHLVDAWEMVLAYHLPHSLHPQPPIIKNMIDVLLSYICPQNGS, encoded by the exons ATGT ATCTCAAGGTGTTTAACCTGCACAACCTGAAGCAAGTTGGTCCCTTCATGGCCTTAGACTATGCAAACAACATTTTGGTGACGTACCGCTGCCACGGTCCCCCTATCCGTTTTACCAACGTCCCAACCAATGAGCTGCGCTACATTGCCAATGAACTAGATGATTTAGTTGGAGGCATCAATACTGTTGTCGTTCTTGGCATCTGGGCACACTTCAGCACCTTCCCCATTGAGCTCTACATCCAGCGGCTGCAGAGTATCCGCAGGGCGGTGCTGCGGCTGCTGGACAGGGCTCCAGGTACGCTGGTTATCATCCGGACAGCAAATCTCAAAGCATTGTCGCTTTATGAGGCGCTGACCAACAGTGACTAGTACTCGCTGCAGCATGAAAAGGTGCTCAGGGCCATGTTCAAAGGACTGAATGTCCATCTGGTGGACGCCTGGGAGATGGTCTTGGCCTACCACCTGCCTCACAGCCTCCATCCACAACCTCCCATTATTAAGAATATGATCGACGTCCTCTTGTCCTACATATGCCCTCAAAATGGCAGctag